The genomic window TGTGCAGAGGGGGCCGATATTCAAGTAGATCGCCCACCTGGCTATAGTCGGGCGTAATGAAACGCCGAGCAAATCAATTCGGCGCTAACCAAATTTCGCCAGGATAGGCGACAAGGTTTAAGGGTACGGAAATGACTTCACTTTCTTTGGGAATTGGCTGCGAAACAAGCCTTTGTGCGTCTAACAGCCTCATGGGCGATGAGCATTCGCAAGTGAAATTTGGGTATATCCCGTCGGATATCCCGGGAGCCCAGAATATTCGCCCATCCACATCACGTTGGGCATCACCCACACACTAGCTTCCGCATGCAATCCGTCTACGAAACAGATGCAACGTCAGCTGCGGTTGCTGGCTTCGATCATTTTTCTGCCGTTTTTACCTGGTTCGGTGTCGCAGGCGGACTATTGCCATGGCTCGTAGTCCCTGCGTTCTTTGCGATGCCTTGGCTTACAGCGTTGTCATGGACCGCAGCGACATTGCTGGTGCTCTCCATCCTCGTTCTTCCGTTTCGGTTCCGAATTTCTATAACTCCAACAGAGATAGTCTTTGAGCGCTCGTGGGCGGCTGTTTGGTACAAGCGAGTTGAAATCCCAAACAACTCAGAAACTCGATTTGTCGTTAATGGCACAGGGGACTGGAACGATGAGGGAATGTGGCCAGGAAAACACTACTGTGAGGTAGTGTCGCCAGGAACGAGTGAGCTGATGTTTGGAACACCCGGCAAGGCCGAACAACTGGCCGCATGGCTTGCGTCAAATGCCCAGCGGGTAGCGCGCAGTGATGCCCAACCCTTCATTGCAGCTGACCCTGGCCGGCTGCGCCGTCCGGTCGGCTGAATTCAAACGTTAGAAGGCACGGAGGCGCTGTTTGTATGAGTCAAGCACAGTTCATTAACCGGGGCGAGCAGTTCTTCGTTATTGAGGGGACGACGCGCTATGAAGGTGATTGCGTATGGTCGCGGGTAAATGAATCCGAGGTGATTTCAAAGCCTGCTTATCCCGTGAGAATCTTCGTCAAATCCATCCGACGCTGCGGATTGATTGGTCTCGTCCCGCTGTCTCAAGCCAAACGCCTACGAATCGCGCGGCTGGCGAAGCAAGTTCTGGAGTCCAAAGAGGGCGACGGTTCTATCGAACTTCTGGAGGGCTACTAATCGCATGAGCACATTGCTTCTGATTTTGCACGTGCCTCCTAACCGTTTGCTGCATCGGACGGCTTCGCCGCCCGCTGAGCGCCAACGCTAGACCGCACAAAGCACACTACACGTGAAATCCCTCCTTCAAGACCTCCAAGCCCTCGAAGTCGAACTACACCACCCCGGCGTTCGGTGCAGTCGCGAGCGGCTGAACCGGCTGCTGCACCCTCTGTTTCATGAGGTCGGCCGCTCCGGTCGGGCATACACAAGAGACACCGTCATCAACTTCCTGGCCAAGCAAGAAACTCAACCCGCGGTGGTGTCTGACGAATTTGCAGTCGCGGAACTGGGTCCTGGGGTTGCCCTTCTCACCTTTCGCTCAGCGCACCTGGGAAACGACAACATCTTGGTAAACCATACCCTGCGGTCATCCATATGGGTCAAGACGGACGCAGGTTGGCAACTTCGCTACCACCAAGGCACCGCCGCCGCAGAAACTTGGTGAAGTCTCGTCAGTGCGCGCGAAGGCGTCCAACGGCAATGCGGCCTACCGTGCCGCCTGCGATAACAAAGTGGTCCATATTCACCCACAGTGAATCACGCGGAATGAGCCCATAAGCCATCCAGCGCAACCACTTGCAGACCCAACTTGCGCCTGATGCGATCCGAGCAAACAAGGGCTTCAGATGGCAAGCGACCATGGGCCAATAGTGGTGAAGGTAACCGCCCAGTAGCAGCAGCACCAAATCGGCTCCCAGAAAATCGAGAATGAGCAGGAAGGCCCGCAACTCCGGATTGGCCGCCACGACCAGCAGCACCGCGATGGTGACCGCCAGCGACCTGGTTTTCCAGTTGAATTTGCGCATAGTGAATATTTCAGTTGGGCGAAAGCGCCGGGTCCGCAACAGAGCCGGTAGACAACACCTTGAGGTCACTGTTAAACACCACGGTAAAGATCTTGGCGTCCGACCCGTTGGGTCCGTCCATGTAGCGCCAATCGTAGTGCCATACATTCTTCAACTCATACGGCGTCATCTTCATGGGCTTGCCCAGCATTCTGCGCACTGTTTCCATGGGCATGCCGGGCTCTATCTTGGCAAAGACATGGGGCGCCAGCACCTGGCGCAGCGCGGTCATCTTGCCATCCGGCCCAATGGTGATCATGTAGTTTTTGGCGCCGGCTGGTTGGCGGTTGTACTCAAAAATGCGGGCACCGTTTTCGCCGTCCCAAACCTTTTCAGGCTCGCCAAATTTCATGCGTACGTCACCTTCGGTGGCTACGCCTTCTTCCAGCTCACGGATGCGTTGGTCATCGCAGGCGGTCATTAGCAGAGTGGAGCCCAGTACCGCCAAGCCGAACATCCATCCAGCAGCCAAAGAACCGAAAGTGTGGGAGCGTGGTTTCAAAATTTAAGCCTCGTTATGCAAATCTGTTGGTCACGCCAGCATAGTAAGCTCTGTGGCACCCATATTGCTTGATGTCCCCACAGCCCAACCAACGGAATCCACAAAAAATGACCTCCCTAAACGCCCCAGGCGGCACGCCCCCCGCAACGTCCAAAATCCACATGATCGGTGGCGAAAAAGGTGGTGTCGGCAAGTCCATGGTGTCGCGCCTGCTGGCCCAGTACTTCATCGACAAGGACATTCCTTTTGTTGGCTTTGACACCGACCGCTCGCACGGCGCGCTGCTGCGCTTTTACAGCGACTACGCGTCGCCCGTGTTGATTGACCGCTTTGAAGCGCTCGACCACATCGTGGAGGCCGCGGTAGAGCTGCCCGGTGTGCGCGTGCTGGTCGATCTGGCCGCGCAAACCCATGAGCCGCTGGTGAAGTGGATCGATGATTCGGGCGTGTTGAACATGGCCGATGACACCGGTTTTACGCTGCACTACTGGCATGTCATGGACTCTGGGCGTGACTCGGTGGACCTGCTGGCGCGCCTGCTGGACCGGTATGGCAAGAACCTGAACTATGTACTGGTGCTCAACCAGCTGCGCGGTGACGACTTTGGCCAGTTGGAGCGCTCGGGCCAGTTGGAGCGTGCGCTGGGTCTGGGTGCCAAGGTCGTCTCCATCAAACACCTGAGTGACGCCGTGGTGCAAAAAATAGACGCCAACAACAGCAGCTTCTGGGCGGCCAAGACGGATACATCGGGTGGCGATGCCAGCCTGCGCCTGATGGAGCGCCAGCGCCTGACCATGTGGCTGCAGCACGCCTACGAAGAACTGGCCAAGGCCGAAGCCTAGTCAAGAAACTTAAACTACCAAGCGCACGGGGTTGCCGTCGGTAGACAGCGCCTGCTGCGTGTGCTGGGGCATCACAGCGCCAATCACGGGGTTCACCACCGCCGTGGCCAGCAATACCGGCGCATGGGCCTGCACATTGCCAAAGATGGTGGCAAAGGCCACATCTGCCGCGTCGCGCCCGGTGCCAAAACGGATCAGACCCATGGGAATGGCGGTGCCCGAGGGGTCAAAGATGTACCAGCGGTCACCCACAAACACCTCCACATAAGCATGGAAGTCTGGCGGGCCCAATACGGGGTCTGCGCCATAGTCGGTACCGGTGGTGAAGCGGGCCGGCATGTTGAGCGCGCGGCACAGGGCCACCATCAAATGCGCAAAGTCCCGGCAGATGCCCACCTGGCCGATCAGCGTGTCAATGGCAGATGTGTTGCTGGTGGAGCTGTTGGACGTGAAGGCCACGTGGCGCTGCACCCAGTCGCGCACCGCAAGCACCCGGCCATAACCCTGGGGCAGATGGCCAAAGTTGTTGCTGGCCAGTTTGAGCAGCCGGTCAGACTGGCAGTAGCGGCTGGGGTAAATGTAGCCCAGCACCTCGGGTGGCAGCGCCTGCACCGGCACCTCGGCAATATGGTTGGGGTCGGCCATGTGGTGGATCAGGTCCACCGTGGCCACGTACTTCACATTCAGTTCACCCTGCTGGGCGTGCAGGCGCATATAACGGTTGCCGCTGTAGGCGTCGGTGTGGACCTGGGTCTGCACGGGTTGGCTGACCCACAGGTTCTCAAAGGTGACCTGCTGGCAGGCGGTTTGCGCGGCGTGGATGTTGAACACAAAATCGGCGCCTTGGGCGTCGACCTGGTAGTTGAGGGCAAGTTGGAGTTCGATACGGATCATGTTGGATCCCAGTATCCGGGTAAATACGAATCTGCTCTGTGGGCTTGCGCACATACGGGCGGGCCAGGGCTTTGCACAATGGGTTCTATTTAAGGACTCTCCACCATGAACGCCATCAAACTGGTCGCTATTTTTCTGATTGCTGCCGGTGCACTGGGCTTGCTGTACGGCGGCTTCAGCTACACCAAAGAGACCAGCAGCGCCAACATCGGCCCGCTGACCCTGCAGGTCAAGGAGACCGAACGCGTCAACATCCCGCTGTGGGTGGGTGTGGGCGCCATTGTGGGCGGCATTGTTTTGCTGGTCACTGCGCGCAAGTCATAAGCCGGTATAAGCCGATAAGCGCCGCCAGAAGGCGGTGAACCAAGGGGTGCGTAAACGGTTTACGGCATACTTGCGGGCAGTGAGCCATCTTTCCGACTTTCCTGCCCTTGTGCCTGCCGTGGCCGACCCCGCCCAGACCGCGCTAGACCACGCCCTGGCGTCTGAAAACGCCGCACTGGGCCACTTCGACGAGCTGCGCGCGCGCGCGTCCGACGCAACACCCCCTCCCGACGATGCTACACAATCGATAGCAGAACAGTCAGCTATCTCGGGGGCTTGGCGCCAATTCTTTGAACACACCCAGTCCGACGGCCTGGGTGACATGCACCTGCGCACGGAGACACTGGCGCGCCAGATACGCGACAACGGCGTCACCTACAACGTGTATGCCGACACCGACGGTCCCCAGCGCCCCTGGTCGCTGGGCCTGTTCCCACTGATCATTTCGCCCGACAACTGGCAACACCTTGAGGTGGGCATCACGCAGCGCATGCGCCTGCTCGACCGGGTGATGGCCGATGTGTACGGCCCACAAGACCTGCTGGCCCAGGGCCTGATACCGCCGGCGCTGGTGCAGGGCCACCCCGGTTATCTGCGCGCCATGCATGGCGTCAAGCCGGTGGGCGGCTCGCACCTGCATGTGGCCGCGTTCGATTTGGCCCGCGGGCCGGACGGCAACTGGTGGGTGGTGTCACAGCGCACCCAAGCCCCCTCGGGCCTGGGTTACCTGATGGAAAACCGGCTGGCCATCTCGCGCCTGTTCCCACAAGCCTTTGAGCACCTGCAGGTGCAGCGCCTGGCCGGTACCTACCGCGCGCTGATCGACAGCATGAAGGCCATGAGCCCGGCCGGGCAGGACGCCCACATCGCGCTGCTGACACCCGGGCCCTACAACGAGACCTATTTTGAACACGCCTACCTGGCCCGTTACCTGGGGCTGACGCTGGTCGAGGGCAATGACCTGATCGTGCGGGACCAGCGCCTGTTCCTCAAGACCCTGCGCGGTCTGGTGCCGGTGCATGGCCTGCTCAAGCGGCTGGACGACCAGTTCATGGACCCGCTGGAATTACGCTCCGACTCCACGCTGGGTGTGCCGGGTCTGCTGCAGGTGATTCGTGCTGGCAATGTGCTGGTGGCCAATGCGCCGGGCTCTGCCTTTCTGGAGTCGCCCGCGCTGCTGGGTTTTATGCCCGCCCTGTCCAAACACCTGCTGGGTGAAGAGCTGCTGCTGCCCGCCCTGCCCACCTGGTGGTGCGGCGAACGCTCGGCCATGGAGGCCGTGTTGCCGCGCCTGCATGCCTGCGCCATCAAACCCACCTACCCCGGCTCGGCCGTGCATGGCAATTTTGATGCGGTGCTGGGGCGCAAACTGAGTGAGCGCGAGTTGGCCGAATGGGCGGGCCGCATTGCCCTGCAGCCCGACGACCACACGGTGCAAGACTACATGCCGCTGTCGCAAATGCCCACCTGGCACAAACGTGCTGCAGGGGATGCCGCGGGAGAGACGGCAGGTGGTGGCATAGTGCCCCGCTCGGTCATGCTGCGGGTGTTTGCCGTGTCGCAAGGCGCCCAATCCTGGTGTGTGTTACCCGGCGGCTTGGCCCGCGTGTCTGGCGATACCAGTGTGGACGTGGCCTCCATGCAGCATGGGGGCAGCAGTGCCGATGTCTGGGTCATGACCCACGGCGCCGTGGACAAGACCACGCTGCTGCACCCGCCGCTGACCCCCGCCGTGTTGACCCAGCGCACCCGCCAGGTCACCAGCCGCGCGGCCGAAAACCTATTCTGGCTGGGCCGCTACACCGAGCGCGCCGAAAACTCCGTGCGCCTGGCACGCCTCACGCTGGAGAGCCTGGCCGGTGAAGACCAGTCATCCCCCACCCTCTTGAGCTGGTTGGGCCAAATGGCGTTGAACAACAACCTGGTGCTGGCCGGTGTGCCCGCCCTGACACCGGCGCCCCATGTGCGCCGTGTGTTTGAACGCTCGCTGATCGCCAGCCTGGGCAGCAGCAAACAGGCCACCAGTGTGGGCTACAACCTGCGCGCCGTGCGCCTGGCCGGTGCCGCGGTGCGCGAGCGCCTGTCGCAAGAGCACTGGAGCCTGATGCAGCGCACCGAAGACGCCTTCTTCCAGAGCTGTGCCCACACCCCCACCGGGGCCGATTACTCTGCCCTGCATGCACTGACCGCGCTCAAACGCGCCAGCGACCACCTGGCCGCCATCACCGGCCTGCAGACCGACCGCATGACCCGCGACGACGGCTGGCGCCTGCTCAGCATTGGCCGCCATGTGGAGCGGCTGGGCTTTTTGTCGCACGCGCTGGCCACCGGTTTTGCGCATGGCGCCGTGCACCACGATGGCGGTTTTGAGGCCATGGTGGCGCTGTTTGACAGCACCATCACCTTCCACGGCCAGTACCAGCAAAGCCACGACATTGCGCCACTGGTAGACCTGCTGGTGCTGGACCGCGACAACCCCCGCGCACTGGCCTGGGTGGCGCACACGCTGCGCGGGCGCCTGGCCAAGCTAGCCGGCAGCGCGCCGGACCAGTTGGGCCTGCTGTCGCACAGCGTGCCCGACCCACGCCAGTGGCAGCTGGAAACACTGTGCGAAGCAGGCGCCGATAACGCATACACCAGCCTGACCGACCTGCTGCTGGGCTGTGGCGAGGCGGCCTACCAGGTGTCCGAAGAAATCAGTGCCACCTATTTCACCCACTCCGGCGAAGCCGGGCAAAGCCTGGGTGCTTAGCGCAAGAGGGTTTGGCCATGCAATTGCACATCACCCACGAGACCTGTTACGACTACACGCCGGCGGTGAACATTGCGCAGCACATGGCCTACCTGCGGCCGCTGAACACGGCCAACCAACAGGTGCTGAGCCACACCCTATCCATCACGCCCGAGCCCACCCAACAGACCGCGACGCTGGATGTGTATGGCAACACCCGGGCATTTTTCTCGCTGCAGACCGCCCACACCCAGCTCCACGTAGTGGCCCGCAGCCTGGTGGCCACCCAGGCACCCGACCTGTGGGACAACACGGTGCGGTGGGAGCAGGTGCGTGAACGTTTTCGCTACTGCGCCAAGAACCCGTTTGATGCCGCGGCCGATTTTGTGTTTGCGTCGCCCTATGTGCCACGCCATGCGGATTTTGCAGACTATGCCCGCCCCAGCTTCAGCGCGCAGCCCACGCTGCTGCTGGCCGCGCGCGACCTGATGCAACGCATCTACCACGACTTCACCTACGAGAGCCACAGCACCGAGATCAACACCCCGGCACGCGAGGCCCTGGCCCAGCGCACCGGTGTGTGCCAGGACTTTGCCCACATCATGATTGCCTGCCTGCGCGCCTACGGTGTGCCGGCGCGGTATGTCAGCGGTTACCTGCTGACCCACCCCGCGCCCGGCCAACCCCGCCTGGTGGGCAGTGATGCATCCCACGCCTGGGTCTCGGTCTACCTGCCCGATGCAGAAGACGGCGCCGTGGGCGGCCGCTGGTGCGACTTTGACCCCACCAACAACCGCGACGGCTGGGGCAACCCAGGTGAAGACTACGTGACGCTGGCCCTGGGCCGCGACTATGCCGACGTGTCCCCGCTGCGCGGTGTCATCCACGGCGGCGCCAACCACCGGCTGCGGGTGGCCGTGACGGTGGAACCCGTGGAGCGCGAGGCATGGACGGGCCAAAGCCAGAACCAAAGCCAGGGGCAGAATCAGTCACAATCTCAGTCCCAGACCCTGTAGGATGGATTTTTGCTACTATTTACATAGCACTACAACCATATTACACGGGGGCTAAAGGCACTTTTTACCAACAACCACCCCGCCAAGAGGCCACCATGAACATTTACGACACCCTCACCAGCCTGAACATCACCCTGC from Rhodoferax sp. AJA081-3 includes these protein-coding regions:
- a CDS encoding DUF4440 domain-containing protein; translated protein: MKSLLQDLQALEVELHHPGVRCSRERLNRLLHPLFHEVGRSGRAYTRDTVINFLAKQETQPAVVSDEFAVAELGPGVALLTFRSAHLGNDNILVNHTLRSSIWVKTDAGWQLRYHQGTAAAETW
- the bamE gene encoding outer membrane protein assembly factor BamE, whose product is MFGLAVLGSTLLMTACDDQRIRELEEGVATEGDVRMKFGEPEKVWDGENGARIFEYNRQPAGAKNYMITIGPDGKMTALRQVLAPHVFAKIEPGMPMETVRRMLGKPMKMTPYELKNVWHYDWRYMDGPNGSDAKIFTVVFNSDLKVLSTGSVADPALSPN
- a CDS encoding mobilization protein, giving the protein MTSLNAPGGTPPATSKIHMIGGEKGGVGKSMVSRLLAQYFIDKDIPFVGFDTDRSHGALLRFYSDYASPVLIDRFEALDHIVEAAVELPGVRVLVDLAAQTHEPLVKWIDDSGVLNMADDTGFTLHYWHVMDSGRDSVDLLARLLDRYGKNLNYVLVLNQLRGDDFGQLERSGQLERALGLGAKVVSIKHLSDAVVQKIDANNSSFWAAKTDTSGGDASLRLMERQRLTMWLQHAYEELAKAEA
- a CDS encoding transglutaminase family protein, with translation MIRIELQLALNYQVDAQGADFVFNIHAAQTACQQVTFENLWVSQPVQTQVHTDAYSGNRYMRLHAQQGELNVKYVATVDLIHHMADPNHIAEVPVQALPPEVLGYIYPSRYCQSDRLLKLASNNFGHLPQGYGRVLAVRDWVQRHVAFTSNSSTSNTSAIDTLIGQVGICRDFAHLMVALCRALNMPARFTTGTDYGADPVLGPPDFHAYVEVFVGDRWYIFDPSGTAIPMGLIRFGTGRDAADVAFATIFGNVQAHAPVLLATAVVNPVIGAVMPQHTQQALSTDGNPVRLVV
- a CDS encoding circularly permuted type 2 ATP-grasp protein, with product MSHLSDFPALVPAVADPAQTALDHALASENAALGHFDELRARASDATPPPDDATQSIAEQSAISGAWRQFFEHTQSDGLGDMHLRTETLARQIRDNGVTYNVYADTDGPQRPWSLGLFPLIISPDNWQHLEVGITQRMRLLDRVMADVYGPQDLLAQGLIPPALVQGHPGYLRAMHGVKPVGGSHLHVAAFDLARGPDGNWWVVSQRTQAPSGLGYLMENRLAISRLFPQAFEHLQVQRLAGTYRALIDSMKAMSPAGQDAHIALLTPGPYNETYFEHAYLARYLGLTLVEGNDLIVRDQRLFLKTLRGLVPVHGLLKRLDDQFMDPLELRSDSTLGVPGLLQVIRAGNVLVANAPGSAFLESPALLGFMPALSKHLLGEELLLPALPTWWCGERSAMEAVLPRLHACAIKPTYPGSAVHGNFDAVLGRKLSERELAEWAGRIALQPDDHTVQDYMPLSQMPTWHKRAAGDAAGETAGGGIVPRSVMLRVFAVSQGAQSWCVLPGGLARVSGDTSVDVASMQHGGSSADVWVMTHGAVDKTTLLHPPLTPAVLTQRTRQVTSRAAENLFWLGRYTERAENSVRLARLTLESLAGEDQSSPTLLSWLGQMALNNNLVLAGVPALTPAPHVRRVFERSLIASLGSSKQATSVGYNLRAVRLAGAAVRERLSQEHWSLMQRTEDAFFQSCAHTPTGADYSALHALTALKRASDHLAAITGLQTDRMTRDDGWRLLSIGRHVERLGFLSHALATGFAHGAVHHDGGFEAMVALFDSTITFHGQYQQSHDIAPLVDLLVLDRDNPRALAWVAHTLRGRLAKLAGSAPDQLGLLSHSVPDPRQWQLETLCEAGADNAYTSLTDLLLGCGEAAYQVSEEISATYFTHSGEAGQSLGA
- a CDS encoding transglutaminase family protein; the encoded protein is MQLHITHETCYDYTPAVNIAQHMAYLRPLNTANQQVLSHTLSITPEPTQQTATLDVYGNTRAFFSLQTAHTQLHVVARSLVATQAPDLWDNTVRWEQVRERFRYCAKNPFDAAADFVFASPYVPRHADFADYARPSFSAQPTLLLAARDLMQRIYHDFTYESHSTEINTPAREALAQRTGVCQDFAHIMIACLRAYGVPARYVSGYLLTHPAPGQPRLVGSDASHAWVSVYLPDAEDGAVGGRWCDFDPTNNRDGWGNPGEDYVTLALGRDYADVSPLRGVIHGGANHRLRVAVTVEPVEREAWTGQSQNQSQGQNQSQSQSQTL